TCAGCCTCGACAATTCATGCTGAGAGTCGTGCCTTTGCCCTCACAGTCCTTTTTGCCGCCTCAGCCAGTTTTGCAACACCAATTAGTTATCAAACGAATTTAATGGTGTACGGACCGGGTGGCTACAGGTTTAAAGACTACCTGAAAATTGGCATTCCATTACAGTGCCTCATTGGCATAATTACTATTTTTTTGGTCTATTACTTCTATTTTTGATGACCCTTTTCCCGTATTAATTTAATATTTTAAAAGTTCGTCACATTATAAATTAAACATAAGGAATCGGGTCTTTAACACCGGCTTCTTTAAAGGCCTTCAGACGTAAGAAACAACTGTGACATTGTCCACACGCCTTATCGGTATTTTTGTAACAGGACCAGCTGAAGTGGAGGGGGGCATGTAAAGATACGCCCATTTTTACAATCTCTGATTTGCTCTTGTGTATCAGGGGCGTTTCTACCTCGATACAGGTTGTTGGCCTTGTACCCACCTTGATGAGTTTATTAAAGGCCTCATAATAGATGGGCCTGCAATCGGGATAGCCGGGGCTGTCCTGCTCCACAGCGCCGATAAATACCTTCCACGCGCCAATAACCTCACCCCAGGAGACGGCAATTGCCAGTAAGTGTGTATTTCGGAAGGGGACATACGAGGTAGGAATTTCTTTGGTATCTACTTGTGCATCCTGTACGTTCATGCGCGGGTCTGTCAGACTCGATCCCCCGATTTTGCTGAGATAGTCAATATTTGATATGAGGATTCTGTCTTTGGGGATGTTGTAATATGATGCAATATCGTTAAAGGCCTTAAGCTCCCTCGATTCTGTGCGCTGACCGTAGTTAATATGTAAGAGTGCAAGTTGA
The sequence above is a segment of the Candidatus Brocadia sp. genome. Coding sequences within it:
- the queC gene encoding 7-cyano-7-deazaguanine synthase QueC yields the protein MKDLAIVLVSGGMDSCITAAIAHTQYQLALLHINYGQRTESRELKAFNDIASYYNIPKDRILISNIDYLSKIGGSSLTDPRMNVQDAQVDTKEIPTSYVPFRNTHLLAIAVSWGEVIGAWKVFIGAVEQDSPGYPDCRPIYYEAFNKLIKVGTRPTTCIEVETPLIHKSKSEIVKMGVSLHAPLHFSWSCYKNTDKACGQCHSCFLRLKAFKEAGVKDPIPYV